CCTGCTTAGTCACTCCCACAActccttgtatttttcacatcAAAAAACGGGTGGTATTTTATTACTGTTGCTTAATATTTGGAGTCTCACAATGAGTGTGAGCTGGGCGCGGGCAGGATTCGTGTACCACAGTATTTGCAGCACCCAAGATGATGCCTAGAATACAGCAGTTTCTTAATGAGTGAAGGTTCAATGAGTGAAGAGGTAAGGTCTGACTGGAAGCCCCTCTTCTGGGGTGGGAGCGGGTGAGGCCAACCTCTGCAGCAGGTCACCCATACACTTTGTCTCTATCAAAGTCTCCAGAGCAGAACCCCCAGTGACGCCCCAGCAGGCTTGTGAGTGCTTGTCGGACTCCTGCAAAAGATAGTCAACTCCAtccagcagctccagcagctccagcagctccGCTAAGTGCGGTGGTAATTGTGGTCTCAGAGTCCGTTGGATGAACAGAGGTCAGTCAGCAGTAGCAGCAGAAGGGACCCTATGGAGTCATCCAAGTGCTCCAAACCTTGGCTGGGCAACTGGCTCACCACCCCTTTCTCTGGTACCCAACCTAGGCCAGGCCTCCATCTGGATTCGTCAGGCCCAGCAAGTCTTCCGCCAGGCTGGTGAGCTCATTCTCCTCGAGCGCCTCCACCAGGCGCTGCAGTGTGGCACGGCGCCCCTCGGCCTGCACGAAGCGCCGCAGCAGCTGGAAGGCCTGCTCGTATAGCCCTTCGCGCTCGTACTCATAAGCCAGTGAGTCAAGCGCTGGATCCCGCAGCGCGCGGCAGCCGCGCTGCAGGGAGCGCCCCACCTTGCGCCATTTGAGGCCCACTGAGCGCGCGAACATCTGTTGGTCCTGCAGGCTCAGCGGCCGGTTCACTGCAGGGGGAGTGGGAAGCGAAGTGAGTTCGGTATACCGTCCCATTCTACCCCCACCCTACGACTACCCCTTCCAGACCTCACCCTTCCCCAGACTCCATCCTCCCGACgaccctgcctctgcctctctccgGACGCCTCACCTACGGGCTGACCCTGGAACAGAAAAGTCTGGCCAGACGGCAGCGGCTTCTCCTCCGTTGGAGAGGGGGCCAGGGACTGCGAGGGGGCTGGAGCACCCTCCGTTTCGCCTCCCTGGCCCCCTGAGCCGCACGTCAGATTCCTGAGCGCGTCCTCCAACTCAGTGAGTTCCTCGTCGGGGAGCCTGTCGGGCTAGGGAGGGGAGTGCGGCGTCGGTGG
This genomic interval from Vicugna pacos chromosome 9, VicPac4, whole genome shotgun sequence contains the following:
- the TRADD gene encoding tumor necrosis factor receptor type 1-associated DEATH domain protein, whose product is MAAGPNGLEEWVGSAYLFVESSLDKVVLADAYAHPQQKVAVYRALRTALAESGGSPDVLQLLKIHRSDPQLIVQLRFCGRQPCGRFLRAYREGALRAALQGCLAAALALHSMPLQLELRAGTERLDTLLTDEERCLNCIFAQKPDRLPDEELTELEDALRNLTCGSGGQGGETEGAPAPSQSLAPSPTEEKPLPSGQTFLFQGQPVVNRPLSLQDQQMFARSVGLKWRKVGRSLQRGCRALRDPALDSLAYEYEREGLYEQAFQLLRRFVQAEGRRATLQRLVEALEENELTSLAEDLLGLTNPDGGLA